A portion of the Podospora pseudoanserina strain CBS 124.78 chromosome 2, whole genome shotgun sequence genome contains these proteins:
- a CDS encoding putative secondary metabolism biosynthetic enzyme (COG:C; COG:K; SMCOG1028:crotonyl-CoA reductase / alcohol dehydrogenase; antiSMASH:Cluster_5; EggNog:ENOG503NUMC), with the protein MAQSLAQTGTTCQLTTHPIPSLPAESPPDYVLVRFLASPVNRVDFMVLNNQYPLKPKYTSPTTNTPIPGFDGIALVESSTSPLFSPGDLTLPRDLGLGTWRTHAILPASSLLKLPPSVSTISPIDASLIRSGALIAHLLLTNPSTPLKAGDHIIISAGTSTVSQFLIQLAKHRGIKPILVIRDRPNPEPVKAELLALGAEAVLTESEVEAGLLLPKQPIILALDSVFGKTGELLAASLAPGGKFVLVGLLAGPKASMQLTTQHLFNRQLSFLPFRGSEHLKRMGDEQTESLIGEIARMFVDGTLKRPRVKVVDWTTAGEGEVEKALKEAVELAKGEAGHVKTVWKLT; encoded by the coding sequence ATGGCGCAATCCCTCGCCCAAACCGGCACCACTTGCcaactcaccacccaccccatcccctccctgcCTGCCGAATCCCCCCCCGACTATGTCCTCGTCcgcttcctcgcctcccccgtCAACCGCGTCGACTTTATGGTCCTAAACAACCAATACCCCCTTAAACCAAAatacacctcccccaccaccaacacccccatccccggcTTCGACGGCATCGCCCTCGTcgaatcctccacctcccccctcttttcCCCCGGAGACCTCACACTCCCCCGTGACCTCGGCCTCGGAACCTGGCGCACCcacgccatcctccccgcctcctccctcctcaaactcccccccagcgtcagcaccatctcccccatcgACGCATCCCTCATCCGCTCCGGAGCCCTAAtcgcccacctcctcctcaccaacccctccacccccctcaaagcAGGcgaccacatcatcatctcagCAGGAACAAGCACAGTCTCTCAGTTCCTCATCCAACTGGCCAAACACCGCGGCATAAAacccatcctcgtcatccgcGACCGTCCCAATCCAGAACCGGTCAAGGCCGAGCTCCTTGCTCTCGGTGCAGAAGCTGTCCTGACAGAGTCCGAAGTAGAGGCCGgactccttctccccaaacaacccatcatcctcgccctcgacagTGTCTTTGGCAAAACCGGCGAGCTCCTCGCAGCTTCCCTCGCACCAGGCGGCAAGTTCGTGCTTGTCGGCTTGTTGGCTGGCCCAAAGGCGAGCATGCAGCTCACTACTCAGCATTTGTTCAACCGGCAGCTCAGTTTCCTGCCCTTTAGGGGGTCGGAACACCTCAAGAGAATGGGGGACGAGCAGACGGAAAGCTTAATCGGTGAGATTGCGAGAATGTTTGTGGATGGGACGTTGAAAAGGCCCAGGGTCAAGGTTGTGGACTGGACCACCgctggtgagggtgaggttgaaaAAGCGCTGAAAGAGGCGGTTGAGCTTGCCAAGGGGGAGGCAGGACACGTCAAGACTGTTTGGAAATTGACTTGA
- a CDS encoding hypothetical protein (EggNog:ENOG503Q21Q; COG:Q; antiSMASH:Cluster_5), whose product MLGSILPFNEETADRVSAYCEKNSHGIPDALVEHWEWTRTRFPDADKMSSRLQGSWMIFTARDRKPKRILEIGCYSGYSALAWYEGTRDTKAEIVTLEYSPKMIAASREAFKKYGVGDRVKLIEGPAENTLKTLEGEFDLIFVDANKDGYAGYVKTILDQGLLSANGIILCDNVFARGLTIGPDCAPWLNDHVRPYWNGCGQALDKFSAGLMEDPRIDVLLLPVFDGVTQIRWKDGAQRA is encoded by the exons ATGTTGGGCAGTATTCTTCCATTCAACGAGGAGACGGCGGACCGCGTCAGCGCCTACTGTGAGAAGAACTCTCATGGCATCCCTGACGCCCTGGTTGAGCACTGGGAGTGGACTCGCACTCGCTTCCCCGATGCCGACAAGATGTCTAGTCGTCTTCAGGGCTCCTGGATGATCTTCACTGCTCGTGACCGCAAGCCAAAGAGAA TCCTCGAGATTGGTTGCTACTCTGGCTACAGTGCCTTGGCCTGGTACGAAGGTACCCGTGACACCAAGGCCGAGATTGTCACGCTTGAATACAGCCCCAAAATGATTGCCGCCTCTCGCGAGGCATTCAAGAAGTACGGTGTCGGTGACCGCGTGAAGCTGATTGAGGGTCCCGCCGAGAACACTCTCAAGACACTGGAGGGCGAGTTTGACCTCATTTTTGTCGATGCCAACAAGGACGGCTATGCTGGATATGTCAAGACGATCCTGGACCAGGGTCTGCTCTCTGCCAACGGCATCATTCTCTGCGACAACG TCTTTGCCCGTGGCCTCACCATCGGCCCCGACTGCGCACCTTGGCTCAACGACCACGTCCGCCCTTACTGGAATGGCTGCGGACAGGCATTGGACAAATTCAGCGCCGGTCTCATGGAGGACCCCCGCATCGATGTCTTGCTTCTCCCCGTCTTCGATGGTGTTACTCAGATTCGGTGGAAGGACGGGGCTCAGCGGGCTTGA
- a CDS encoding NRPS protein (COG:I; COG:Q; SMCOG1002:AMP-dependent synthetase and ligase; EggNog:ENOG503NWBA; antiSMASH:Cluster_5) has product MRYHRGETQLSFQETPPSSTTPSTMGVIDTSVEHGWLDIPKQPHVTAKSINRTMSLHVTYKQVARALSTLRGIGADSQAGGNWAPDNEIESEIPCTPIQQGLLLKDPEAAKRASIIRLDLSTDIVKSFDQLHEAWHALALQHHMLRATVAEDKTGDGFVLRIFKQPRNIQGSSDANLQHIHSFGLQGPAMPVVEWASAGPHVSLCLPQLVADSTSLGHLWRDFLCFLSGGVPAPRLLFPHYLRLARGRASQKSAEFWADTLQSLPDLVLHSFPLERSGTFQNTAAASSVAISGSSLRRCAKQLGVSEHAVVYAALGLVLERHCNLGSEVHDIAFVAEGRDRTIEGHGSVIGYADQEYPLKLHVKPELTAAALIKEADRLNTLSATHAFFATPELMDAVSASSFKVSVVVVGDDEVLTPYSGNSHHPVTIAVQISHAISISAQHDASIPPEKMTVVLDHLVMALSEMVRHPNFSLGEIDIISPEELDLMLEMGKPLTRPVYDNVHKLFERQVRLTPNAPALQFEGDRPLSYDELNRISNRVARQLPVGRGSFVPVCLQRSASLIISLVAILKTGAAYVTMDPDTPQDRNNFIVEDVGAQVVIVDRNTAGRFPGREVIIDQLIAESARADDTNLDRGCEPDDPVYVIYTSGSTGKPKGVLHIHSSATSGLAAFPTLPDLRQLLFHNPVFSAAQRSVWSTLKQGGCLCLASKDNLTVHIGRTINQMQINVIDVTPSTALLLTPGTVPCLKRMTVAGELINPALIPTWVHELELLNAYGLSENTQVNWRREMVLGQNPQNIGRPSDTTTSFVLVPGTTRLSPLLVPGELCLGGHQLALYYINRPEKTAEAFIDNPFGPGRLYRTGDMVVAHEDGSIEMVGRIDFQVKINGQRVEPGDSNTILQTHPDVTNSSVVAAEVAGRKALVAAIVAKRPALEWPRLRSELKDLLAQHIPSYMMPTYWLLRQELPLNVNGKVDIPQLTKDVQRLERATLLRSSTDHHLDHHHDTNGAPSEDETLSHLPSHTRRLCEIFADILKLPASRIANSNNTFQELGGSSLDAIHVSTKAYHDDIQISVGDILRLPLHALLNHAKQSQNNTHSDVPRLSLLPRNTRISKMDDVEDAYPTTSLQDTFLADALQGKSTYVYRRYYRLQGISAQQVRLTLEGLIPRLPLLRTTFVPHKTSFLQVIRKMAVPLSWEDLPLTTAHEYSELQKRSMQLGGNFVQFASLKDDILAVTMHHALFDHWSNNFLIDDLSAALSGKQLPQRPGYANFVREVLKLQQEEHQQLAAFWQKRLDGVPSTILGQTTGQAVVVNTVIAHDVQATAASHKVSVGSLIYAAWAVVLSMHTSKNDILFGVTLSGRDMPVEGILDIPGPTIATVPFRVQLDSETSLIDLARAIQDDIWDTAPKAQFGLRNILREANLSSDHYDTLANVLIKDSEVAESLSQDGPIVRSEPYEPNFVGDTTMLEAEATTSGHLRLRLLSHLPRNKASFLLGNVAETIKAFLEEPQILTGHIIATSTEEVEFLDSLSRVRPTEPGLTALTLVNRMIAQYPEKMALQGLSSDLKHKTAMSYRQFDNAVVNLARHLVAKGVRTGDIIPICMRKSINTLVAVFGVLKAGAAFTPLDPKNPRDRNEFIARDVGATIAITDSVHAEVFDSFAGDVINLDIVDTTRHVNRPSDLPEPSMNDLAYVIYTSGSTGLPKGVQVHHGAVGASAEGMIEACGIDSRWHVLWFLNYVFDASYFDVFTVLGSGGIISITDQDTLMQDLAACVNAVGAEQLMITPTISKLISPERVPTLTTLLVCGEPITPEIASVWATRMDVYNGYGPTEATILMTVSKVLPNGNLKSIGRPLKAVHASILHPELLVPVPHGTVGELCVSGDQVAIGYLNRPDITAKSFLTAEDGSVLYRTGDYARWLPNGEIECLGRRDNQVKLNGFRIELGEIENTILSQAADVVQLCVVGVAEVQRKKQIVVYFVPVEKPDKEAESSGIYSTAVVDPAVILDRLHSLAHYMMPKVLLPFKGFPLLPSGKINRKLLAQLAEGLDPKALAGYSTTMPTTNGQLIDDSELTEQEKTLRDAWAELFDVEPESISLSALFYNYGGDSIAAINLASMLRQQGFSLSVNDVVTYPSLQEQAQRVKPIVADLTLDQGVELEVKQVVRDRLRASGLSDDDVEDIYHCGPGQVEFLTQGHSEEQFWMLMTVRRLPVGFNLERWINLTEKLTQANQILRAMYMKQDESDPLSWVQIILRKPILDLEVVDCPTPDGEEKERLVRRHWDQRFSVGRPFVRYLVLRYPDGTMDLVTKLDHAMYDGTLLRIFDDQFAALRDGHPMPVSPTSFKTFAEYTNLPSLREPMLNFWKSTLSGNRFSFPAHIPDPKVSGVVVAKTGLPVNAYAQSAGVTASIVFQAAYTLLLARLSKSSSPDVTYDYLLTGRNVDLDDPQLIPGTCANFLPFRAQMENSTGVQTLLKETQSGFWAMTENGSVSLGDIYKHAEAERAKTLFLFQPFEPAPGEQDHMRWIVMAMSKVTMYVNYAIMFEVFRDGNGGHRLKMGYDGRLFGKEEAERVLEGYLGIVGDIIEGGKGVVGEFLG; this is encoded by the exons ATGCGCTATCACCGAGGAGAAACTCAACTTTCTTTTCAGGAGACCCCACCCTCGTCGACAACACCGTCCACCATGGGCGTGATCGATACTTCAGTCGAACATGGCTGGCTGGACATCCCCAAACAGCCTCATGTGACGGCCAAGTCGATCAACCGAACCATGTCGCTCCACGTCACATACAAGCAAGTCGCCAGAGCTCTTTCCACTTTGCGTGGCATCGGTGCCGACAGTCAAGCTGGTGGTAACTGGGCGCCTGACAACGAGATTGAATCCGAGATCCCTTGCACTCCTATTCAACAAGGACTGCTGCTGAAGGATCCGGAAGCGGCAAAGAGAGCTTCCATCATCCGTCTGGACCTCTCCACCGACATCGTCAAGAGCTTCGACCAGCTCCACGAGGCATGGCATGCCCTCGCCTTGCAGCACCACATGCTGCGGGCAACGGTTGCGGAAGACAAGACCGGTGACGGCTTCGTGCTGCGCATCTTCAAGCAGCCGAGGAACATTCAGGGCTCCTCCGATGCCAACCTCCAACATATCCACTCCTTCGGTCTCCAAGGGCCCGCGATGCCGGTCGTCGAATGGGCCAGTGCCGGACCCCATGTCTCTCTCTGCCTGCCGCAACTGGTCGCTGATAGCACATCACTGGGACACCTCTGGAGAGATTTCTTATGCTTCTTGTCTGGTGGGGTCCCAGCACCCAGGCTGCTCTTTCCACATTATCTAAGGCTTGCCAGGGGAAGAGCAAGCCAAAAGTCGGCCGAGTTCTGGGCCGACACTCTGCAGTCCCTTCCCGACCTGGTCCTCCACTCCTTCCCCCTGGAGCGATCCGGCACCTTCCAGAACACTGCCGCGGCAAGCTCCGTTGCCATCAGCGGGTCGTCGCTCCGAAGATGTGCGAAACAACTGGGTGTTTCGGAACACGCCGTCGTGTATGCTGCTCTGGGTCTGGTGCTGGAGCGACATTGTAACCTGGGCAGCGAGGTTCACGATATTGCTTTTGTTGCCGAGGGGAGAGACAGAACTATCGAGGGCCATGGCTCTGTTATTGGCTATGCCGATCAGGAATATCCATTGAAGCTCCATGTGAAGCCTGAGCTCACTGCAGCTGCATTGATCAAGGAGGCTGACCGTCTCAACACGTTGTCGGCAACACATGCCTTCTTCGCCACTCCCGAACTCATGGATGCCGTTTCTGCGAGCAGTTTCAAGgtgtctgttgttgttgttggagatgaCGAAGTCTTGACGCCCTACTCTGGCAACAGCCACCATCCTGTGACTATCGCGGTACAAATTAGCCATGCCATATCCATTTCTGCACAACACGACGCATCCATCCCGCCAGAGAAGATGACGGTGGTTCTTGACCATCTCGTGATGGCTCTGTCAGAAATGGTCAGGCATCCCAACTTCAGCCTTGGTGAGATCGACATCATATCTCCAGAAGAACTGGATCTCATGCTTGAGATGGGCAAGCCTCTTACTCGGCCCGTATACGACAACGTCCACAAGCTCTTCGAACGGCAGGTGCGCCTGACACCAAATGCCCCAGCTCTCCAATTCGAAGGCGACCGTCCTCTGTCCTATGATGAGCTGAATCGCATCAGCAATCGGGTCGCCAGACAGCTGCCTGTAGGCAGGGGCTCCTTTGTTCCAGTTTGTCTGCAGAGATCAGCAagcctcatcatctccctcgtgGCCATTCTCAAGACAGGAGCGGCCTATGTGACCATGGATCCTGACACACCTCAGGACAGGAATAACTTCATTGTGGAAGATGTCGGTGCCCAGGTTGTCATTGTTGACAGAAACACAGCCGGCCGGTTCCCAGGTCGTGAGGTAATAATCGATCAACTCATCGCGGAGTCTGCCCGGGCTGACGATACAAACCTGGACCGTGGTTGCGAACCTGACGACCCAGTTTACGTTATCTACACATCCGGGTCGACAGGGAAGCCAAAGGGCGTTCTTCATATTCATTCTTCAGCAACTTCCGGCCTTGCAGCCTTCCCAACACTGCCTGATCTTCGCCAACTCCTGTTCCACAACCCTGTCTTCTCGGCGGCCCAGCGTTCGGTATGGTCTACTCTGAAGCAGGGCGGCTGCCTGTGTCTGGCCAGCAAGGACAACCTCACCGTCCACATTGGGCGCACCATCAACCAAATGCAGATCAATGTGATAGATGTAACGCCTTCaactgccctcctcctcacccccggCACCGTCCCGTGTCTCAAGCGCATGACAGTTGCTGGCGAACTGATCAATCCGGCACTGATTCCAACTTGGGTTCACGAACTCGAGCTACTGAACGCTTATGGTCTGAGTGAAAATACCCAGGTGAACTGGAGGCGAGAGATGGTCCTTGGCCAAAACCCTCAAAATATCGGCCGGCCAAGcgataccaccacctcgtTCGTACTCGTCCCCGGCACAACACGCCTTAGCCCGCTCCTCGTCCCGGGAGAGCTCTGTCTAGGTGGCCACCAACTTGCACTTTACTATATCAACCGCCCAGAAAAGACGGCTGAGGCTTTTATCGACAACCCCTTTGGTCCCGGTCGTCTGTACCGGACAGGGGACATGGTAGTCGCCCACGAGGACGGGTCGATCGAGATGGTCGGCAGAATTGACTTTCAGGTGAAAATCAACGGACAGCGTGTCGAGCCTGGGGATTCCAACACAATCTTACAGACCCACCCGGATGTCACGAACTCCAGCGTGGTCGCCGCCGAGGTCGCCGGCCGCAAAGCACTCGTGGCTGCCATTGTTGCGAAGAGGCCAGCTTTGGAATGGCCGCGCTTGCGAAGCGAACTCAAGGATCTCCTGGCTCAGCATATTCCCAGTTACATGATGCCAACCTACTGGCTGTTGAGGCAGGAGCTCCCCCTAAACGTGAATGGAAAGGTCGACATCCCGCAGCTCACCAAGGACGTCCAGCGTCTTGAAAGGGCCACTCTTCTACGTTCCTCTACAGATCATCATCTGGACCATCACCATGACACGAACGGCGCCCCCTCAGAAGACGAAACCCTTAgccacctcccatcccataCCCGCCGGCTTTGCGAAATTTTTGCCGATATTCTGAAGCTTCCTGCATCACGCATCGCCAACAGTAACAACACCTTCCAAGAACTTGGAGGCTCATCTCTGGATGCTATCCATGTTTCTACCAAGGCCTATCATGACGACATCCAAATCTCAGTTGGCGACATACTTCGACTTCCTCTGCATGCGCTGCTCAACCACGCGAAGCAATCACAGAACAACACCCACTCGGACGTCCCGCGACTGTCACTGCTGCCACGAAACACCAGGATAAGCAAGATGGACGACGTAGAAGATGCTTACCCGACTACCTCGTTACAGGATACCTTCTTGGCCGACGCACTGCAGGGCAAATCAACCTATGTTTATCGCCGTTACTATCGGCTGCAGGGCATATCGGCCCAGCAGGTCCGACTGACCTTGGAGGGCCTCATTCCACGCCTGCCTTTGCTCAGGACAACGTTTGTACCGCACAAGACATCCTTCCTCCAAGTCATCAGGAAGATGGCCGTCCCTTTATCGTGGGAAGACCTTCCTCTCACAACGGCCCATGAGTATTCAGAGCTCCAGAAGAGATCCATGCAACTGGGTGGCAACTTTGTGCAGTTCGCCAGCCTGAAGGATGACATCTTGGCTGTCACCATGCACCACGCCCTGTTCGATCACTGGTCCAACAACTTTCTGATCGACGACTTGTCAGCCGCGCTCAGTGGAAAGCAGCTTCCACAACGGCCAGGTTATGCCAACTTTGTGCGTGAGGTCTTGAAGCTGCAGCAAGAGGAGCACCAACAGCTCGCGGCGTTTTGGCAGAAGAGGCTGGATGGCGTCCCATCAACCATTCTCGGGCAGACGACCGGCCAGGCAGTCGTGGTGAACACAGTCATCGCCCATGATGTTCAGGCCACTGCAGCATCACACAAAGTCTCTGTTGGCTCCCTCATTTATGCGGCATGGGCCGTTGTGCTCTCCATGCACACGTCAAAGAACGACATACTTTTTGGCGTGACGCTGTCAGGCCGTGACATGCCCGTAGAGGGAATTCTCGACATACCTGGGCCTACGATTGCGACGGTCCCCTTCCGTGTCCAGCTAGACTCCGAGACGTCTCTGATCGATCTCGCCAGGGCCATACAAGACGACATCTGGGACACCGCGCCAAAGGCTCAGTTCGGCTTGCGCAACATCCTGAGAGAGGCCAACCTAAGCTCCGATCACTACGATACCCTGGCTAATGTGCTTATCAAGGACAGCGAGGTCGCAGAGTCCTTGAGCCAAGACGGTCCCATTGTGCGCTCTGAGCCCTACGAGCCAAACTTTGTCGGCGACACGACGATGCTCGAAGCAGAGGCAACGACGAGCGGTCACCTGAGATTGCGTCTCCTTTCCCATTTGCCGCGCAACAAAGCCTCCTTCTTACTTGGCAATGTTGCCGAGACGATCAAGGCCTTTCTTGAAGAGCCCCAAATCCTTACCGGTCATATCATCGCCACCTCAACAGAAGAAGTCGAGTTCCTGGACTCTCTGTCTAGGGTCCGTCCCACAGAGCCTGGCCTAACCGCCTTGACTTTGGTCAATCGAATGATCGCGCAGTATCCTGAAAAGATGGCTCTGCAGGGCTTGTCTTCCGACCTGAAGCACAAGACCGCGATGTCCTACAGACAGTTCGACAACGCCGTGGTCAACTTAGCGCGGCATCTTGTAGCCAAAGGCGTCAGGACCGGCGATATTATTCCCATATGCATGCGCAAGTCTATCAACACTCTTGTTGCCGTTTTCGGTGTCCTCAAAGCCGGTGCTGCCTTCACTCCACTCGATCCCAAGAACCCCCGAGACAGAAATGAGTTCATTGCGCGGGACGTTGGGGCtaccatcgccatcacggATAGCGTGCACGCTGAGGTGTTTGACTCGTTTGCTGGCGACGTGATCAACCTTGACATAGTGGACACAACCCGCCATGTGAACAGGCCATCTGATCTGCCCGAGCCTTCTATGAATGATCTGGCCTATGTCATCTACACAAGCGGCTCGACTGGCCTGCCTAAGGGTGTGCAGGTGCACCACGGCGCCGTCGGGGCATCGGCTGAAGGCATGATTGAGGCTTGTGGTATCGACAGCCGCTGGCATGTTCTCTGGTTCCTCAACTATGTTTTCGACGCATCCTACTTCGATGTCTTCACCGTCCTCGGTTCTGGCGGTATCATCTCCATTACGGACCAGGACACATTGATGCAGGATCTTGCAGCTTGTGTCAATGCTGTTGGGGCTGAGCAGTTGATGATCAcgcccaccatctccaagcttATCTCCCCTGAAAGGGTGCCAACTCTGACGACATTGCTTGTTTGTGGTGAGCCCATCACACCCGAGATTGCGAGTGTCTGGGCGACTCGGATGGATGTGTACAATGGCTATG GCCCAACGGAAGCTACGATACTCATGACTGTTTCCAAAGTTTTGCCCAACGGCAATCTGAAGAGCATCGGTCGCCCGTTGAAAGCTGTGCACGCGTCTATCCTGCACCCAGAGTTGCTAGTTCCCGTCCCGCATGGGACTGTTGGCGAACTTTGCGTCAGCGGAGACCAGGTTGCAATTGGGTATCTGAACCGCCCAGACATCACGGCCAAGTCCTTTTTGACTGCAGAGGATGGTTCGGTTCTCTACCGCACCGGCGACTACGCTCGCTGGCTACCGAATGGAGAGATTGAGTGCTTGGGCCGGAGAGACAACCAAGTCAAGCTGAACGGCTTTCGCATCGAGCTCGGCGAGATCGAAAACACCATCTTGAGCCAGGCTGCTGATGTGGTGCAgttgtgtgttgttggagtggCGGAAGTTCAGCGCAAGAAGCAGATCGTGGTGTACTTTGTGCCCGTTGAGAAGCCAGACAAGGAAGCCGAGAGCAGTGGCATCTATTCGACTGCCGTCGTCGATCCCGCCGTGATCCTTGATCGACTCCATTCTCTGGCTCACTACATGATGCCCAAGGTCTTGCTCCCCTTCAAGGgtttccctctcctcccgtcAGGCAAGATTAACAGAAAGCTGCTTGCTCAGCTTGCTGAAGGTTTGGACCCCAAGGCACTAGCCGGTTACTCGACGACAATGCCCACGACCAATGGGCAACTCATTGACGACTCAGAGTTGACCGAACAAGAGAAGACGCTCCGTGATGCTTGGGCGGAGTTATTCGACGTCGAACCAGAGAGTATCAGCCTGAGTGCACTCTTCTACAACTACGGTGGTGATTCTATCGCTGCTATCAATCTCGCCAGCATGCTCCGTCAGCAAGGCTTCTCTCTGTCCGTCAACGATGTTGTCACCTATCCTTCTCTCCAGGAGCAAGCTCAGCGCGTCAAGCCAATTGTGGCGGACTTGACACTCGATCAGGGGGTGGAGCTTGAAGTGAAGCAAGTGGTTCGAGACAGGCTGCGAGCTTCTGGCCtgtcggatgatgatgtggaaGACATCTACCACTGCGGCCCGGGTCAGGTGGAGTTCCTGACACAGGGTCACAGCGAAGAGCAGttttggatgttgatgacagTGCGGCGTCTTCCAGTTGGTTTCAACCTCGAGCGGTGGATCAACCTGACAGAAAAGCTCACGCAGGCTAACCAGATTTTGCGCGCCATGTACATGAAGCAAGATGAATCAGACCCTCTAAGTTGGGTGCAGATTATCTTGAGGAAGCCCATCTTGGACTTGGAAGTGGTTGACTGTCCGACCCCtgatggcgaggagaaggagagactTGTTCGCAGACACTGGGACCAACGATTCTCCGTTGGCCGCCCGTTTGTGCGCTACCTTGTACTCCGATACCCTGACGGCACGATGGACTTAGTCACCAAACTCGACCACGCCATGTATGACGGGACTTTGCTCCGCATCTTCGACGACCAATTCGCCGCCTTACGCGATGGTCATCCCATGCCCGTCTCGCCTACTTCGTTCAAGACATTTGCGGAGTATACCAACCTGCCGAGCCTTCGGGAGCCAATGCTCAACTTTTGGAAGTCGACCCTCTCCGGCAATAGGTTCTCCTTCCCCGCGCACATTCCCGACCCCAAGGTTAGTGGTGTCGTTGTCGCCAAGACCGGTCTCCCTGTCAATGCCTACGCGCAGTCTGCCGGCGTGACGGCCAGCATTGTCTTCCAGGCTGCTTAcactctcctccttgctcgcctctccaagtcctcctccccagatgTGACGTACGACTATCTCTTGACCGGTCGAAACGTTGACCTTGACGACCCCCAGCTTATCCCGGGGACATGCGCCAACTTTTTGCCCTTCCGCGCGCAGATGGAGAACTCAACAGGCGTGCAAACATTGCTGAAGGAGACGCAATCTGGGTTCTGGGCCATGACGGAGAACGGGTCTGTTTCACTGGGGGACATCTACAAGCATGCCGAGGCGGAGCGAGCCAAGACGCTGTTTTTGTTCCAGCCGTTTGAACCCGCGCCGGGAGAGCAGGATCACATGAGGTGGATCGTCATGGCTATGAGCAAGGTGACGATGTATGTGAATTATGCGATCATGTTTGAGGTTTTtagggatgggaatggggggcaTAGGCTCAAGATGGGGTATGATGGACGGTTGTTTGGGAAGGAAGAGGCGGAacgggtgctggaggggtaTTTGGGGATTGTGGGAGATATCATTGAGGGGggcaagggggtggtgggggagtttCTTGGTTAA